In one Vulgatibacter incomptus genomic region, the following are encoded:
- a CDS encoding VOC family protein — translation MLAERDAIASLAVRDVKSAKAFYEGTLGLTRVADVGGGAVVYKAGHTEIIVYQSEYAGTNKATALAWRVGNDFDAVMRWLGSRGVRFEHYDMPGLKREGDFHVADGRKMAWFKDPDGNIFHITSA, via the coding sequence ATGCTGGCGGAGCGGGATGCGATCGCGAGCCTTGCCGTGCGGGATGTGAAGAGCGCGAAGGCCTTCTACGAGGGCACCCTTGGCCTGACCCGCGTAGCCGACGTAGGCGGCGGAGCGGTCGTCTACAAGGCGGGACACACCGAGATCATCGTCTACCAGTCGGAATACGCCGGCACGAACAAGGCCACCGCGCTTGCGTGGAGGGTCGGCAACGACTTCGACGCCGTCATGCGCTGGCTCGGATCCCGTGGCGTCCGATTCGAGCACTACGACATGCCGGGGCTCAAGCGAGAGGGCGACTTCCACGTGGCGGACGGCCGGAAGATGGCGTGGTTCAAGGATCCGGACGGGAACATCTTCCACATCACGAGCGCCTGA
- a CDS encoding VOC family protein, translating to MSSPIVPCLWFDDQAEEAASFYTKTFPKGRVTAVSHYSESRDNPGGKPRGSVLTVEFEIAGQRFTALNGGPIFVINPSISFFAHVDEVGEAERLFGLLSDGGDVLMPFGSYPWSEGFGWAKDRFGVSWQVIAGRRAPGSASIVPCLMFTDAQKGKANEAMEAYVRIFPGGKIQSVERYAAGEGPTGTVKHARFVVAGQDLIAMDSPIEHGFGFNGAVSLQVMCKDQGEVDRYWEALSEGGERGPCGWLKDRFGLSWQIVPIAMVEWMASRDAAARDRAFEAMLGMKKLDVAALQAAFEGR from the coding sequence GTGAGCAGTCCGATCGTTCCTTGTCTCTGGTTCGACGATCAGGCCGAGGAAGCCGCAAGCTTCTATACGAAGACCTTCCCCAAGGGTCGCGTCACGGCCGTGTCGCACTATTCGGAGTCCCGCGACAACCCCGGCGGCAAACCGCGCGGGAGCGTCCTCACGGTGGAGTTCGAGATCGCCGGGCAGCGCTTCACCGCGCTCAACGGCGGACCCATTTTCGTCATCAATCCGAGCATCTCGTTCTTCGCCCACGTCGACGAGGTGGGCGAGGCCGAGCGACTCTTCGGCTTGCTCTCCGACGGCGGCGACGTGCTCATGCCCTTCGGCTCCTATCCCTGGAGCGAGGGATTCGGCTGGGCGAAGGATCGCTTCGGCGTCTCGTGGCAGGTGATCGCGGGTCGGCGCGCGCCCGGCAGTGCCTCGATCGTGCCGTGCCTGATGTTCACGGACGCCCAGAAGGGGAAAGCGAACGAGGCGATGGAGGCCTATGTCCGCATCTTCCCCGGCGGAAAGATCCAGAGCGTGGAGCGCTACGCCGCCGGCGAGGGACCGACGGGCACCGTCAAGCACGCGCGATTCGTCGTGGCCGGCCAGGACCTGATCGCGATGGACAGCCCCATCGAGCACGGCTTCGGGTTCAACGGAGCAGTCTCGCTGCAGGTGATGTGCAAGGACCAGGGCGAGGTGGACCGCTACTGGGAGGCGCTCTCGGAAGGAGGCGAGCGCGGCCCCTGCGGATGGCTGAAGGATCGCTTCGGCCTCTCCTGGCAGATCGTCCCGATCGCCATGGTCGAGTGGATGGCCAGCCGGGACGCCGCGGCACGCGACCGAGCGTTCGAGGCGATGTTGGGCATGAAAAAGCTCGATGTCGCCGCACTCCAGGCGGCGTTCGAGGGGCGGTGA
- a CDS encoding YciI family protein — protein sequence MKYMLMMHTPSGGPYQIMNWPQKDFRAHIDFMIRFSKKLAESGELVAGEGLAGPDQARLVRAGKDGAPITDGVFPETKEFLAGYWIVDVESPERAYEIAAEASAAPGPGGAPLNMAIEVRQVMSPPPNEL from the coding sequence ATGAAGTACATGCTGATGATGCACACGCCGAGCGGGGGGCCGTACCAGATCATGAACTGGCCGCAGAAGGACTTCCGGGCCCACATCGACTTCATGATCCGCTTCTCGAAGAAGCTGGCCGAATCCGGGGAGCTCGTTGCGGGGGAGGGGCTCGCCGGCCCGGATCAGGCTCGACTCGTGCGAGCCGGGAAGGACGGCGCGCCGATCACGGACGGCGTCTTCCCCGAGACGAAGGAGTTCCTCGCGGGGTACTGGATCGTGGACGTGGAAAGCCCCGAGCGTGCCTACGAGATCGCCGCGGAGGCATCTGCGGCGCCAGGTCCTGGTGGGGCGCCTCTCAACATGGCGATCGAGGTGCGCCAGGTGATGAGTCCTCCTCCCAACGAGCTCTGA
- a CDS encoding LysR family transcriptional regulator yields MSLNQLRYFVAIAEEGHIGRASQRLFVSQPPLSRQIRYLEEELGTPLFERTPRGVRLLEAGDTFLIHARRVLAEVDAAIEAVRPPRAAGPPSEPD; encoded by the coding sequence ATGAGCTTGAACCAGCTCCGCTACTTCGTCGCCATCGCAGAGGAAGGACACATCGGCCGGGCCTCCCAGCGGCTCTTCGTGTCCCAGCCTCCGCTGAGCCGACAGATCCGATACCTGGAGGAGGAGCTGGGTACGCCGCTCTTCGAGCGGACGCCCCGCGGGGTCCGGCTCCTCGAAGCCGGCGACACCTTCCTCATCCACGCCCGGCGGGTCCTGGCGGAGGTCGACGCCGCCATCGAGGCGGTTCGCCCGCCGCGCGCCGCAGGCCCGCCGAGCGAGCCAGACTGA
- a CDS encoding YciI family protein: protein MKYMLMIHTPRPYRVLSWPQTDLQAHMAFMTRFTKKLGEAGELVAGEELAGPEQARLVRAGKDGAPVTDGVFPEAKEFLAGYWIVDVDHAERAYEIAAEASAAPGPGGAPLNLAIEVRQVMSGPPEDLL, encoded by the coding sequence ATGAAGTACATGCTGATGATTCACACGCCGAGGCCGTATCGGGTGCTCAGCTGGCCGCAGACGGACCTCCAGGCGCACATGGCGTTCATGACCCGCTTCACCAAGAAGCTGGGCGAGGCCGGGGAGCTCGTGGCGGGGGAAGAGCTGGCCGGCCCGGAACAGGCCCGACTCGTCCGAGCCGGGAAGGACGGCGCGCCCGTCACAGACGGTGTCTTCCCCGAGGCGAAGGAGTTCCTCGCGGGCTACTGGATCGTGGACGTCGACCACGCCGAGCGTGCCTACGAGATCGCCGCAGAGGCCTCTGCGGCGCCAGGACCTGGCGGGGCGCCCCTCAACCTGGCGATCGAGGTGCGTCAGGTGATGAGCGGTCCTCCCGAAGACCTGCTCTGA
- a CDS encoding GatB/YqeY domain-containing protein encodes MRGVEEWKSLLRAALREALRARQSHAVAVIRETLAAIDNAEAADSSAAPPVQHGVIAGGVAGVGAGEVARRVLSPEAVAAIVEREMQERREAAETYAALGRDDEARKLRLQLEVLASLL; translated from the coding sequence ATGAGAGGCGTCGAGGAGTGGAAGAGCTTGTTGCGCGCGGCGTTGCGAGAAGCGCTCCGTGCTCGGCAATCGCACGCGGTGGCAGTAATTCGCGAGACGCTGGCGGCAATCGACAACGCCGAAGCGGCGGACTCGAGCGCGGCCCCGCCGGTTCAGCACGGCGTGATCGCTGGCGGCGTCGCGGGGGTCGGCGCAGGCGAGGTCGCGCGACGGGTGCTGAGCCCGGAAGCGGTGGCCGCGATCGTCGAGCGCGAGATGCAGGAGAGGCGCGAGGCGGCCGAGACGTATGCGGCGCTGGGGCGGGATGACGAAGCCCGCAAGCTCAGGCTCCAGCTCGAGGTGCTCGCTTCGTTGCTCTGA
- a CDS encoding DUF1801 domain-containing protein, with product MPPKEPKPRSKAKTKAGDGRTAPAVVAFLQGLEHPLKGELDRLRQLILGLDPAIHEEIKWNAPSFRTEDHFATFHLRAKDRLSLILHTGAKVKGAATTGVQVADPDRILDWLAKDRAVVTIRSAEELEAKRGALEALLRNWIRALPSRGES from the coding sequence ATGCCGCCCAAGGAACCCAAGCCCCGCTCCAAGGCAAAGACGAAGGCAGGCGACGGCCGAACCGCTCCCGCCGTCGTCGCCTTCCTGCAGGGCCTCGAGCATCCGCTGAAGGGCGAGCTCGACCGGCTGCGCCAGCTCATCCTCGGACTCGACCCCGCGATCCACGAAGAGATCAAGTGGAACGCGCCCAGCTTCCGCACAGAGGATCACTTCGCCACCTTCCACCTCCGCGCGAAGGACCGCCTCTCCCTCATCCTGCACACGGGCGCCAAAGTGAAAGGCGCCGCCACCACGGGTGTACAGGTAGCCGATCCCGACCGCATCCTGGATTGGCTCGCAAAGGATCGAGCGGTCGTGACGATCCGAAGCGCCGAGGAGCTCGAAGCGAAGCGCGGCGCTCTCGAAGCGCTCTTGCGGAACTGGATCCGTGCCCTGCCCAGTCGAGGTGAGTCGTGA
- the map gene encoding type I methionyl aminopeptidase — protein MAIEIFGPKDYAALRRAGRAAKETLEYVAARLAAGITTADIDDWVRADTARRGGTPSQLGYEGFPAAVCTSRNHVVCHGIPSPRERVQSGDILNVDVTTGVDGFHGDTSATFFIGEPSPEARHVVEAARRCRDAGIAAVRAGARLGDIGAAIEEQARREGCSVVRELGGHGIGRTMHADPHVPHFGRAGTGLRLRAGMVFTIEPMVNLGGPEVRFLDDGWTVVTADGSLSAQFEHTVLVTEDGCEILTA, from the coding sequence ATGGCGATCGAGATTTTCGGACCGAAGGATTACGCAGCGCTGCGGCGAGCGGGACGCGCTGCGAAGGAAACGCTGGAATACGTGGCGGCCCGCCTGGCCGCGGGCATCACGACCGCGGACATCGACGACTGGGTGCGCGCGGACACCGCCCGCCGGGGCGGCACACCCAGTCAGCTCGGCTACGAGGGCTTTCCGGCGGCCGTCTGCACCAGCCGAAACCACGTGGTCTGTCACGGGATCCCCAGCCCGCGCGAGAGGGTGCAGAGCGGCGACATCCTGAACGTGGACGTCACGACCGGTGTCGATGGATTTCACGGAGACACCTCGGCGACGTTCTTCATCGGCGAGCCGTCGCCGGAGGCGCGCCACGTGGTCGAGGCGGCGCGGCGTTGCCGGGACGCAGGGATCGCAGCGGTCCGGGCGGGCGCGCGGCTTGGCGACATCGGCGCGGCCATCGAGGAGCAGGCGAGGCGGGAAGGGTGCAGCGTGGTGCGCGAGCTCGGCGGACATGGCATCGGCCGGACGATGCACGCGGACCCCCACGTGCCGCACTTCGGCCGGGCGGGCACCGGCCTGCGGCTTCGGGCGGGGATGGTCTTCACCATAGAGCCGATGGTGAACCTGGGCGGTCCGGAGGTCCGCTTCCTCGACGACGGGTGGACGGTGGTTACCGCCGACGGAAGCCTGTCCGCCCAGTTCGAGCACACCGTGCTGGTGACCGAGGACGGTTGCGAGATCCTGACGGCGTGA
- a CDS encoding RNA polymerase sigma factor — MPEDLRTLLREIAPQVLGAVTRRFRDFAAAEDAVQEALLAAATQWPRDGLPENPRAWLIRVAARRLTDQVRAEAARRHREAIVVSLVPPEEQIALAPDEDGAGRDDSLDLLFMCCHPALSPSSAIALTLRAVGGLTTLEIARAFLVPEATMAQRISRAKQSIQASGIAFQEPTKEERAERLGAVLHVLYLIFSEGYTASSGPALVRTDLSGEAIRLARMLHRLVPGESEVEGLLALMLLTDARREARTGPTGELIALDQQDRSLWDRSAIEEGVELVSTALSRGSIGPYQLQAAIAAVHDEAATAEETDWPQILALYGLLIQMSDNPMVALNHAVALAMVHGPVAGLARLDELAGDRRISEHFRVDAVRAHLLERKGDREAAIAHYRRAAARTTSLTERSYLLMQAARLEESDPG; from the coding sequence ATGCCCGAGGATTTGCGGACCCTGCTTCGGGAGATCGCGCCCCAGGTGCTGGGCGCGGTCACCCGTCGTTTCCGCGACTTCGCCGCGGCGGAGGACGCGGTCCAGGAGGCGCTCCTCGCCGCGGCCACCCAATGGCCTCGTGACGGTCTTCCAGAGAACCCCCGGGCGTGGCTGATCCGCGTCGCGGCGCGGCGCTTGACCGATCAGGTCCGGGCCGAGGCGGCGCGCCGCCACCGCGAGGCGATCGTGGTCAGCCTCGTGCCTCCGGAGGAGCAGATCGCCCTCGCCCCTGACGAGGATGGAGCCGGTCGGGACGATTCCCTCGACCTCCTCTTCATGTGCTGCCACCCGGCGCTCTCGCCGTCGTCGGCCATCGCCCTCACGCTTCGCGCGGTGGGCGGCCTGACCACGCTCGAGATCGCCAGGGCGTTCCTGGTTCCGGAAGCGACCATGGCCCAGCGGATCAGCCGGGCCAAGCAGAGCATCCAGGCTTCGGGGATCGCCTTCCAGGAGCCGACGAAGGAGGAACGCGCCGAGCGGCTGGGGGCCGTGCTGCACGTGCTCTATCTGATCTTCAGCGAGGGATACACGGCCTCGTCCGGCCCGGCGCTCGTCCGCACCGATCTCTCGGGCGAGGCGATCCGTCTCGCCCGCATGCTCCATCGCCTCGTCCCTGGGGAGAGCGAGGTGGAGGGGCTCCTTGCGTTGATGCTCCTCACCGACGCTCGCCGCGAGGCGCGCACGGGTCCGACGGGAGAGCTGATCGCCCTCGACCAGCAGGACCGATCTCTCTGGGATCGAAGCGCGATCGAGGAGGGCGTTGAGCTCGTCTCCACTGCGTTGTCGCGGGGATCGATTGGCCCCTACCAGCTCCAAGCGGCGATCGCGGCGGTACACGACGAGGCGGCCACGGCCGAGGAGACGGACTGGCCGCAGATCCTCGCGCTCTACGGCCTCCTGATCCAGATGTCGGACAATCCGATGGTGGCGCTCAACCACGCCGTCGCGCTGGCGATGGTGCACGGACCGGTGGCGGGCCTCGCTCGCCTCGACGAGCTTGCGGGAGATCGGCGCATCTCGGAACATTTTCGAGTCGATGCGGTTCGAGCACACCTGCTGGAACGGAAGGGCGATCGAGAGGCCGCGATCGCGCACTACCGACGAGCCGCGGCCCGAACCACGAGCCTGACCGAGAGAAGCTACCTCCTGATGCAGGCGGCTCGGTTGGAAGAGAGCGATCCAGGCTGA
- a CDS encoding GNAT family N-acetyltransferase → MLGPTLYTDRLILRPPVREDLDGWAAFMADPESARFVGGLQSRHGSWRGLAAVTGSWALQGFGMFSVIERASGRWMGRLGPWQPEEWPGTEVGWGLAREAWGKGYATEGSAAAIDWAFERLGWTEVIHTIDPANEGSRKVAARLGSTLLRLGRLPAPFDNVEMEIWGQSRDAWRARRRA, encoded by the coding sequence ATGCTTGGACCCACGCTCTACACCGACCGCCTGATCCTCCGCCCGCCAGTCCGGGAAGACCTCGACGGATGGGCGGCCTTCATGGCCGACCCGGAGAGCGCCCGCTTCGTAGGCGGCCTACAGTCCCGCCACGGCTCCTGGCGCGGCCTGGCGGCGGTCACTGGCTCCTGGGCGCTGCAGGGCTTCGGCATGTTCTCCGTCATCGAGAGGGCGAGCGGCCGGTGGATGGGCCGCCTGGGCCCCTGGCAGCCGGAGGAATGGCCCGGCACCGAGGTCGGGTGGGGCCTCGCTCGCGAGGCCTGGGGCAAGGGCTACGCCACCGAGGGCTCTGCCGCAGCCATCGACTGGGCCTTCGAGCGCCTCGGCTGGACCGAGGTGATCCACACCATCGACCCCGCCAACGAGGGTTCGAGGAAGGTGGCGGCGCGGCTCGGCTCGACCCTCCTCAGGCTCGGCCGGCTCCCGGCTCCCTTCGACAACGTCGAGATGGAGATCTGGGGCCAGAGCCGCGACGCGTGGAGAGCGAGACGGCGGGCTTGA
- a CDS encoding multidrug effflux MFS transporter, translating to MKTPSTRRLTLVLGTLSAIGPFSIDMYLPSFPTLARSLGTSVSSVQLTLATYLAGLAAGQLLYGPLADRLGRRTPLLAGLALYVAASLACAAAPDLPFLAAARFVQALGGCAGMVIARAVVRDFFDERESARLYSSLMLVMGAAPILAPLVGGQLLAHAGWRAIFVTLAGIGAAMFTLVATSLPESLPVDARRRQGFREIARSLGELLRQLPFVRLSLAGGAMQAAMFAYIAGSPFVFIELHGVPAERFGLIFGTNAFGLIAASQINRWLVPRLGVLRVLRTAIAGAALAYVGLLIAAGSGAGLPVILPLIFVGIASVGFALPNSTALAMAPQGKRAGLASALLGTLQTTCGALASTLVSALADGSAQPMAAVMLGCGLLALVAAAPFGWKGISSERGELRPSS from the coding sequence ATGAAGACACCGTCGACGCGCCGCCTGACGCTGGTGCTCGGAACCCTCTCCGCTATCGGCCCCTTCTCCATCGACATGTACCTGCCGAGCTTCCCCACGCTCGCGCGCTCGCTCGGCACCTCGGTGTCGTCGGTGCAGCTGACTCTCGCGACCTACCTCGCGGGACTCGCGGCCGGACAGCTCCTCTACGGCCCCCTGGCGGATCGCCTCGGCAGGCGCACGCCCCTCCTCGCAGGCCTTGCGCTCTACGTCGCGGCCTCCCTCGCCTGTGCGGCTGCGCCGGACCTGCCCTTCCTCGCGGCGGCCCGCTTCGTCCAGGCGCTGGGCGGATGCGCCGGAATGGTGATCGCGCGCGCCGTGGTCCGGGACTTCTTCGACGAGCGGGAGTCGGCGCGGCTCTACTCGTCGCTGATGCTGGTGATGGGTGCAGCGCCCATCCTCGCGCCGCTGGTCGGTGGCCAGCTCCTCGCCCACGCCGGCTGGCGGGCGATCTTCGTCACCCTCGCCGGCATCGGCGCGGCCATGTTCACCCTCGTGGCGACGTCGCTGCCCGAGAGCCTCCCCGTCGACGCGCGCCGACGCCAGGGCTTCCGCGAGATCGCGCGCTCCCTCGGCGAGCTCCTGCGCCAGCTTCCCTTCGTTCGCCTCAGCCTCGCCGGCGGCGCGATGCAGGCGGCGATGTTCGCGTACATCGCCGGGTCGCCCTTCGTCTTCATCGAGCTCCACGGCGTCCCCGCCGAGCGCTTCGGGCTCATCTTCGGCACCAACGCCTTTGGCCTGATCGCGGCCTCGCAGATCAACCGCTGGCTGGTTCCCCGCCTCGGCGTCCTTCGGGTCCTCCGCACGGCCATCGCCGGTGCAGCGCTCGCCTACGTGGGCCTCCTGATCGCCGCCGGCAGCGGCGCGGGCCTGCCGGTGATCCTCCCCCTGATCTTCGTGGGCATCGCGTCCGTTGGCTTCGCGCTGCCGAACTCCACCGCCCTCGCAATGGCGCCCCAGGGCAAGCGCGCGGGCCTCGCCTCGGCGCTCCTCGGGACCCTGCAGACCACCTGCGGCGCTCTCGCCTCTACCTTGGTGAGCGCGCTGGCGGACGGCTCCGCTCAGCCCATGGCGGCGGTCATGCTCGGTTGCGGACTCCTCGCCCTCGTCGCCGCCGCCCCCTTCGGCTGGAAGGGCATCTCTTCCGAGCGGGGCGAGCTTCGGCCGAGCTCGTAG
- a CDS encoding Yip1 family protein, with product MDAERNRIREMLAAGKISPEEANKRMAELDSPPATAKSLLTRPIEHLGTRQALIISTVVAVLQLVVSRLHVRFDGALDAHLSAMPVSWPQAIIDLVLAWPVVALIFWGAARLIAHRGEFVDLLAVVGVARAPLVVAGAVAGFLRHAFEEATTGRANPGMIIGAILMIVLVIWFISLLVTGFRAVSRLSGAKLALTSIGAIIVAEVVTKVVLAIL from the coding sequence GTGGACGCCGAGCGAAACCGCATCCGGGAAATGCTCGCCGCAGGAAAGATCAGCCCCGAGGAGGCGAACAAGCGCATGGCCGAGCTGGACTCTCCTCCCGCGACCGCGAAGAGCTTGCTCACCCGACCGATCGAGCATCTTGGGACCCGACAGGCCCTCATCATCTCGACCGTCGTGGCGGTGCTCCAGCTCGTCGTGTCCCGGCTGCACGTTCGCTTCGATGGGGCGCTCGACGCGCACCTGTCTGCAATGCCCGTCTCCTGGCCCCAGGCGATCATCGATCTGGTCCTGGCGTGGCCGGTCGTCGCGCTCATCTTCTGGGGCGCGGCCCGTCTCATTGCACACCGCGGCGAATTCGTAGACCTCCTGGCAGTCGTGGGCGTGGCGAGGGCTCCTCTCGTGGTGGCGGGGGCGGTGGCCGGCTTCCTCCGGCACGCGTTCGAAGAAGCGACGACCGGGAGAGCGAACCCGGGGATGATCATCGGAGCGATCCTGATGATCGTGCTCGTGATCTGGTTCATCTCCTTGCTGGTCACGGGCTTTCGAGCCGTCTCCCGCCTGAGTGGCGCAAAGCTCGCGCTCACGTCCATCGGCGCGATCATCGTCGCGGAAGTGGTCACGAAGGTCGTGCTCGCGATCCTCTGA
- a CDS encoding SRPBCC family protein, with protein sequence MSETSPDKIDRSIVLRAPRSRVWRALTDAAEFGEWFRAKLEGAFTVGQRTRGTITHPGFEHVAMELDVVRMEGERLFAFRWHPYAVEPGVDYSSEPMTLVEFHLEDVEGGTHLRVTESGFDQLPPERRATAFRMNDGGWAQQLENIRQHVEA encoded by the coding sequence ATGTCCGAAACGAGCCCCGACAAGATCGATCGATCCATCGTCCTTCGCGCGCCGCGATCCCGGGTCTGGCGTGCGCTCACCGACGCCGCCGAGTTCGGCGAGTGGTTCCGCGCGAAGCTCGAGGGCGCCTTCACAGTCGGCCAGCGCACGCGCGGCACGATCACCCATCCCGGCTTCGAGCACGTGGCGATGGAGCTCGACGTCGTCCGGATGGAGGGCGAACGCCTCTTCGCCTTCCGCTGGCACCCCTACGCCGTCGAGCCGGGTGTCGACTACTCCTCCGAGCCGATGACACTCGTCGAGTTCCACCTCGAAGACGTCGAGGGAGGAACCCACCTCCGCGTCACCGAGTCGGGCTTCGACCAGCTACCGCCCGAGCGTCGCGCGACGGCCTTCCGCATGAACGACGGGGGCTGGGCCCAGCAGCTCGAGAACATCCGCCAGCATGTCGAGGCCTGA
- a CDS encoding NADP-dependent oxidoreductase codes for MKAIVLTDFGDANQLELREISEPSAGTGQVKIRTAATSVNPADWKIRQGGLSKRPSPEAPAVLGFDVAGEVVELGTGVDSLKVGDRVMGFVPHCYAEYVAADADKLTKIPDGLKDVEAAALPLVVTTGVELIDEQTKPGPGETVLVTGAVGAVGRSAVYAAKKRGAQVLAGVRSSQKEEAEALGVDEVIAIDDDSEIDDLPDLDFIADTVGGKTLEKLLPHVRKGGTIGTVLGAPAGASKHDLEVHAFKAHPDAEILERMAVAASRGEFRIPIGRTLPFERAAEAHREAEKGGTGKIVLTMS; via the coding sequence ATGAAAGCCATCGTCCTGACCGATTTCGGAGACGCCAACCAGCTCGAGCTCCGCGAGATCTCCGAGCCGTCCGCAGGGACGGGGCAGGTGAAAATCCGCACCGCCGCCACGAGCGTGAACCCGGCCGACTGGAAGATCCGGCAAGGCGGCCTCTCGAAACGCCCGTCCCCCGAGGCACCGGCGGTGCTCGGCTTCGACGTCGCGGGCGAAGTCGTCGAGCTCGGCACTGGCGTCGACTCGCTGAAGGTGGGCGATCGCGTCATGGGCTTCGTCCCGCACTGCTACGCCGAGTACGTGGCCGCCGATGCCGACAAGCTCACGAAGATCCCGGACGGGCTCAAAGACGTGGAAGCGGCGGCTCTTCCCCTCGTGGTGACGACGGGCGTGGAGCTCATCGACGAGCAGACGAAGCCTGGCCCCGGCGAAACGGTGCTCGTGACCGGAGCCGTGGGCGCCGTCGGGCGCAGCGCGGTCTACGCCGCGAAAAAGCGAGGCGCCCAGGTTCTCGCAGGTGTTCGGTCAAGCCAGAAGGAGGAGGCCGAGGCGCTGGGCGTCGACGAGGTGATCGCGATCGACGACGACAGCGAGATCGACGATCTGCCGGACCTGGACTTCATCGCCGACACGGTGGGCGGCAAGACGCTCGAGAAGCTGCTTCCCCACGTGAGGAAAGGCGGGACGATCGGCACCGTCCTCGGCGCGCCGGCCGGAGCGTCGAAGCACGATCTCGAAGTACATGCCTTCAAGGCCCACCCGGACGCGGAGATCCTCGAAAGGATGGCGGTGGCGGCGAGCCGCGGCGAATTCCGGATCCCGATCGGCCGCACGCTGCCCTTCGAGAGGGCAGCGGAGGCACATCGGGAGGCCGAGAAGGGTGGCACCGGGAAGATCGTGCTCACAATGAGCTGA
- a CDS encoding ArsR/SmtB family transcription factor — MSRPDKLAAKKAAPLFSALGDETRLRLLRQLAAGETATSARLHARFRISRQAVTKHLQVLEDAGLVRSHRRGRERLWELEPNRIGEARAYLDSIAREWDDALERLRAFVEG; from the coding sequence ATGTCGAGGCCTGACAAGCTCGCGGCGAAGAAGGCCGCACCTCTCTTCTCCGCGCTGGGCGACGAGACGCGCTTGAGGCTGCTTCGACAGCTCGCCGCGGGGGAAACGGCCACGAGCGCGAGGCTACACGCCCGATTCCGGATCTCCCGCCAGGCCGTGACGAAGCACTTGCAGGTGCTGGAGGACGCCGGGCTGGTGCGAAGCCATCGCCGCGGGCGCGAGCGGCTCTGGGAGCTCGAGCCCAATCGAATCGGCGAAGCCCGCGCCTACCTCGACTCGATCGCCCGAGAGTGGGACGACGCCCTCGAGCGGCTGCGCGCCTTCGTCGAAGGTTGA
- a CDS encoding GNAT family N-acetyltransferase, which produces MQIRDAAADDYESYCQLLPELQTGDPVPSREAWIDNVMPGAILVESDGRVLGGGWARLVGRWGHVVHVMVAREHQGQGVGRRVMDALAEKVRRAGCTSWYLNVKRDNEVALRLYSSFGFHVHRETTVLRVSWSVMDSLPRDGEGAATGLADPEDDAALEERWSLLPGSVSAARARGELPVRLDGTLEALALFSPSFPGASFFGVERLTLARPMLAALQSHAPGVERISLTVMEPRLANLLREGGAELRFELFQLRGEIPPKSPERPAP; this is translated from the coding sequence ATGCAGATCCGAGACGCTGCAGCCGATGACTACGAATCGTACTGCCAGCTCTTGCCGGAGCTACAGACCGGCGATCCCGTTCCGAGCCGCGAGGCCTGGATCGACAACGTCATGCCCGGCGCGATCCTCGTGGAGTCGGACGGCCGTGTCTTGGGCGGCGGTTGGGCGCGCCTCGTAGGTCGCTGGGGACACGTCGTCCATGTGATGGTCGCGCGGGAGCACCAGGGCCAGGGGGTGGGCCGACGCGTGATGGACGCTCTCGCGGAGAAGGTGCGGCGCGCGGGCTGCACGAGCTGGTACCTCAACGTGAAGCGCGACAACGAGGTGGCGCTGCGGCTCTACTCGTCCTTCGGATTCCACGTCCATCGGGAGACCACCGTGCTCCGTGTTTCCTGGTCGGTGATGGACTCGCTCCCGCGCGACGGGGAGGGCGCAGCCACGGGGCTCGCGGATCCGGAGGACGACGCGGCGCTCGAGGAGCGATGGTCGCTATTGCCCGGCAGCGTCTCGGCGGCCCGCGCACGAGGCGAGCTGCCCGTCCGCCTGGATGGCACTCTCGAGGCTTTGGCCCTCTTCAGCCCATCGTTCCCTGGTGCGTCGTTCTTTGGCGTGGAGAGGCTGACGCTCGCGCGTCCGATGCTTGCGGCGCTGCAGTCGCACGCACCGGGCGTCGAGAGGATCTCGTTGACCGTGATGGAGCCCCGGCTCGCGAACCTGTTGCGAGAGGGCGGCGCCGAGCTCCGCTTCGAGCTCTTCCAGCTCCGCGGCGAGATCCCGCCGAAATCGCCAGAGCGACCCGCACCATGA